cactttatttataccacttggtacttatattatcttttattctatttaattattgtgtactgcctttttagttcatatgttcttttgttgtgacgagataaatgtccacgctgtgggactaataaaggatttatgataaaacagaagatacaggatataaaagttgctttttttgcatttagcataaaagaaaagtgaaatgaattcgaaggatgttgtaaaaagataaaatggcccttgataggaaaaaggttccccccccctgaactaaaacaaaacagtgatgGAACGCATCCACTAACATTAAGTTTGTTCTACTGGACTGTCACTTTGCTCACTACTGGACAGAAGAAAGTCTCTCCAGACtttttgtaagttgctttggataaaagcgtcagctaattgcactgtaatgtcatgtaaataGGAAACTGACAAAAGCGTCAGATTGTTAGGTAACATTATCTTGTGCAGGAAACAGGATGTGTGTTCTTAGGTGTGGTGCTAAAAGTGCTGCCAATAAACAGCAGCataaaaactgaactgaaacTTGCAGGATTCTTGCTGCTCGGAGTTgaatcctcatgattgtttgcacttattgtaaatcgaAATATGTAGATGATGCTTCTTTCAGCATTGCACTGCAGCTTGTTGGTCAGTGTTGCTGTTATTTGGGGTGTCTGGATGCATCTCTTCCATGCAAGTATTCAAGTCACTTAATTCAGTCTAAGACAAACTTCCTCATGCGTATCTCGTGTTGTGACAATGTTTATTTCAGCCTcccagaacagaacagaaacttATTTTTGCAGAAAAATAGAGATGGAAAAAGTACTcatattgatttattaaagaGGAATACCACAGAGGaataatattgttatataaaCTCACTACATATCACAAGAGAAAGCATcacaataaacataatatttgctctgataataataatatatgtttaaaaTGGTCAGTAAATGTGAGGATTAAAGATTCAGTGTCATGACtcagccagttgaggtggttcatctagtaaggatgccacctgggcgcctccctagggaggtgttccaggcacgtccagctgggaggagaccccggggaagacccaggactcggtggagagattatatctcctcactggcctgggaacgcctcaggatcccccagtcggagctggaggatgtggcccggagaagggaagattggggttccttactggaactgctgcccccgcgacccgatcccggataagcggtagacgatggatggatacatTCAACAACACTGAGAATGATAGCTGGCCAGTGGGAGCTCCTGTGACTTCCTTGTGGGTTGTGGGATTATTAACCTGTATGGGGTTTCtatttgttgtttacatttatacatttgttttttacacatatttaaaacaacaaacaaaaccagaaagCTTCAGCTGCAGACTCCTGAGAggaacagggagagagagagaataattaGATCGCTCAATACAGTATAAACCTTAGTGTGACACAGATTAAAAATATGGATTAAGAGATTAAGAGTCAAAGGTTACTCACCTGTGTTGCATCTGGTGGATTTGAGTTTATCCAGGAGTTTGGATTGTTTGGACTTCACCAGTTCATCATGTTCTTGGTCCAGCCTCTTCCCCACAGAGCTCTTCCTCACTCGTTCCCAGTCGTCCTCGCTCTACACACAAAAGACAATTCCAAAAGATCAGTGATCAATCTTCAGGCTGAACAATCACAAAGTCCTGCTTGTTTCCTGAAACTTAACGGTGACTTCTCACCATATGTTTAAAGGCCTCCCCCTTGTAGTAGCTCTTTTGTTGTGGATACTCTAGATCCCGAACCCACTTCATGTCTGGACCCACATAATGCAGCTCCTCTCCATCAAAGGCATAAATCTCTTGCTTCTCACAGGTCATCAGAACGAGCTGGTCATATGGGCACGAGGTCCCCTCCACTACACCTATAACCTGCATGGTCACTTCGTGTGGAAGGTATAATTCTCCCCACTCCTTCACCTCGTCGTGCTGGTCTCTGTAAATGGTGTCATCCAGGCCTCCTATCTTCCACGTGGCACCAGCTGTCTTTAAACTGACGGTCATGTCTCTATAGCTTGACACAAAGTCTGACACCATTCTCAAGTACTTCTGATCTGCAACACATGTCAGACAAGAGTAGTTTGATGAAATATGGAAAATACTTCTTATCATAGCGAGGTTTTATAATGTGAGGCAAAGATGTGTGTAGCTTACCTCTCCTAGGGAATCTGTGTGAACGTTGACCAGATGACAATGGaactgaatctgaatctgaatctgaatctgaatcatCAACGTAGAAGTGTTCCAGTGCAGCGAGAGATGTCAACAGATCCTCCTCCATAGAAGGTAAAACCCTGATGGAGTTCAGAACAGATGTAAAACATGAGCTGATAC
This region of Cottoperca gobio chromosome 11, fCotGob3.1, whole genome shotgun sequence genomic DNA includes:
- the LOC115016002 gene encoding uncharacterized protein LOC115016002, yielding MTDVAVITKKVLPSMEEDLLTSLAALEHFYVDDSDSDSDSDSVPLSSGQRSHRFPRRDQKYLRMVSDFVSSYRDMTVSLKTAGATWKIGGLDDTIYRDQHDEVKEWGELYLPHEVTMQVIGVVEGTSCPYDQLVLMTCEKQEIYAFDGEELHYVGPDMKWVRDLEYPQQKSYYKGEAFKHMSEDDWERVRKSSVGKRLDQEHDELVKSKQSKLLDKLKSTRCNTGVCS